Within the Pengzhenrongella sicca genome, the region GTAGCCGGTGGCTGTGTCGCAGTCAGTCGAGCGCAGGATCGCGAGCTGCTCGGGTGTCTCGACGCCCTCCGCGATGACGTGGGCGCCGATCGAGTGCGCGAGGTGCACGACGCTCGCGAGCATGCCGTCCCCGGCGGCCGTGCCGAGCCGCGCGGCGAACGACTGGTCGATCTTGATCACGTCCACCGGCATGCGCACGAGGCGGGCGAGCGAGCTGAAGCCGGTCCCGAAGTCGTCGACGGCGATCGCGACGCCGAGGTCGCTCACGGCGCGCAGCTCGCGCGTGAACTGGCCGGGCTCGGCGATCGTCGACTCGGTCACCTCGATCCCGAACCGGTCGGGGGCCACGCCGGCGCGGTCGAGGTGCGCGGCGAGCAGGTCCCGCAGGCCCGGCACCGCGAGCTGGCGCGGCGAGACGTTGACCCACACGCGCAGGTCCGGCCGGTGCGCCCACGCGGCGGCCTGCTCGGCGGCGCGCGCGATCGCCCACTCGCCGATGCGGCCGATCAGGCCGCAGTCCTCGGCGACGGGGATGAACCTGCCCGGCGGGATCCAGCCGCGGGTCGGGTGGTGCCACCGGGCGAGCGCCTCGACGTGCCGCGCGCGGCCGCTGGTCAGGTCGAACGAGGGCTGGTAGGCGAGCGAGAGCTTGTCGGCCGCCAGCGCGGCGCGCAGTCCCTGCTCGAGGCGGACACGGTCGATGGCCTGCGCGAGCAGGCGATCGTCGAACCAGGCCACCGCCTCCCGGCCGGCCTCCTTCGCGCTGTACAGCGCCGCGTCGGCCTCGCGCAGCAGCCGGCCGAGGTCCGGGGCGCCGGAGCTGCGCGCGATCCCGACGCTCGCCGTGACCCGCAGCGAGCTGGCACCGAGGCGAACGGGCTCCCGGCTGGCATCGACGATGCGTTCGGCGAGCGTGTTCGCCTCGGCGGTCGTCGCGCTCGCCAGGGCGACCACGAACTCGTCGCCGCCGAAGCGGGCCAGGATCGCGCCCGCGGGCGCCAGGGCGCGCAGGCGGTCCGCGAAGACCGCGAGCAGCTCGTCGCCGGTGGCATGGCCGAGCGTGTCGTTGACCAGCTTGAACCGATCGAGGTCGACGAACAGCACGGTCAGCGTGAGCCGCGCGTCGGCGGCGCGGGCGCGGTCGACGCGCTCGAGCAGCCCCGACCTGTTCAGCAGGCCCGTGAGGCCGTCGTGGGTCGCGCGGTCGGCGAGCGCGATCTGCGCGAGCTCGGCGGACGCGCGGGCGCTCCGCTCCGCGGCGAGCAGCCGCTCGCGTTCCTGCTCGACGGCGAAGCGGGCGGAGGTGTCGACGAAGTAGATCCCGATCCCGCCGCCGAGGAGCCCGAACGCGCGTACCTCGCAGTGCAGCGCCACCTCCTCGAAGTAGCCCTCGACGGAGTCGGCCTCGCCCGTGCGCATGACCGCGCGGAAGTGCTGGCCGAGCGTCGTGTCGCGGGTGCCAGGGAAGGCCTGCCAGAAGTCGGTGCCGAGGATCTCGCGCCGCACGACCCGCAGGAGCTGCTCGGCGCGGCGATTGACGTAGCTCAGGTTCCAGTCGGCGTCGACTGCGATGTAGGCGTCAGCAACCGACTCGAGCGTCTCGACGACGCTCGCCGCCGCCCGCAGCTCCGGCACGTCCCGCGCCAGGTCCAGGGCGTCCAGGACCTCGTGGAAGCTCACGTAGGAACTGAGCTCACCGCCCTCGTGGAACACGGCCGACGACAGCTCCACCTCCAGCGGCGAGCCGTCGCCGCGCAGCATCCGCACGCGCCCGCGGAAGTGCCCGTCGCGGCGGCGTGCCTCGATCCCCTCGGCCCAACGCGTATCGGTGACGTCGGCGACGCCGGCGCGCCCGAGCGCGCAGATCTCCGCCTCGGTCCGGGCCAGTGCCCGGCACGCGGCCCGGTTGGCGGCGAAGATCGATCCGTCCGGGCTCGTCAGCAGCATGCTGTCGACGTTGTCATCGAACAGCGCGACGTACACGCGCGGGTTCACCCCGCGAGGGTTGAGCTCGGCTGTCACGCCTACCTATCGGCCCTGGCGGCGGGCAGATGAGCGCCCGCCGCCGCCCAGTGCGCTCAGGCAGTGCACTCAGGCGACCCCGACCGGCCGCTGCGCGGCCGCGAGGGCCCGCTCCAGTTCGGCGGCGTCCAGGCGCGGGCCGTAGGCAGGCGTGCCGGGCTGGAAGCGCCAGCCCTGCTCGAGGGGCCCGGCGTCGACGACGTCGTACCCGAGCTGGTCGATCAGGCGCGCGACCTGGGATCGCGCGTCGGCGTCGTCGCCCGCGATCGCGAGGGCGCGGCGCCCAGCGGTGCCGGCCGCCGCCGGCTGGGAGCCGAGGTCGCCCGAGGTGATGTGGTTGAACGCCTTGACCACCGGCGTCGTGCCCAGGTGCTCCTGGAGCAGCTCCGCCGAGGTCGAGCGCTGGGAGTCGAGCGCCGCGACGGCGCCGTCGCGCTGCGGGTAGTAGTTGTTGGTGTCGATCACGACCGTGCCGGCGAGCGCCGCCGCCGGCACCTCGCGGTAGCTCTTGAAGGGGATCGTCACGACGACGACGTCGGCCGACTCGGCGGCCTCGGCCGGAGTACCGGCCCGCGCGCTGTCGCCGAGCTCGGCGACCAGGTCGACGAGGGTCTCCGGGCCGCGCGAGTTGCTCACGACGACCTCGTAGCCCGCCGCAACGGCGAGCCGGGCGAGCGTTCCGCCGATGTGTCCTGCTCCGATGAAACCGATCGTTGTCATGCCAGCGACAACCCCGGCCGACGCCCAGGTGTTCCGCCGGCGTGGATCAGCCGCGGAGATCAGGGCCGGGGCGCGTGCCGCTCGAGGAACGTGAAGACCTCGGTCTGGTCCACCCCGGGGAACGCCCCGGTGGGCAGGGCCGCGAGCAGGCTCGCGTGCGGCCGCGCGCTCGGCCAGGACTTGGAGGCCCAGCGCTGCGCGAGCTCGTCGGGCGCGCGCCGGCAGCAGTCGGGGTCCGGGCAGCGCGACGTCGCGCGCTCGGTCGTCTCGCGGCCGAGGAACCAGCGCACGTGCGCGAACGGGACGCCGACGCTCACCGAGAACTCGCCGTCGGCGGAGCCCTGCACGCGCGAGGTGCACCAGTAGGTGCCGGTCGGGGTGTCCGTGTACTGGTAGTACGGGCTGAACCGGTCGGGCACCCGGAACACGATGCGCGCGGTCCAGTGCCGGCAGACGGGCTGGCCCTCGATCGAGCCCAGGGGGTCGGTCGGGAAGCGCACTCCGTCGTTCTCGTACGCCTTGTGCAGGGTCCCGCTCTCGTGCGCCTTCATGAAGTGCACCGGGATGTCGAGGTGCCGGGTGGCGAGGTTGGTGAACCGGTGCGCGGCGGTCTCGTACGGCACGCCGTACGCGTCGCGCAGGTCCTCGACGGACAGCCGGCGCTCCGCCTTCGCGGCGCGGAGCAGGGCGACGGCCCCGTCCTCGGGCAGCATGAGCGCCGCGGCGAGGTAGTTGTTCTCGACGCGCTGGCGCAGGAAGTCGCCGTACCCCCGC harbors:
- a CDS encoding putative bifunctional diguanylate cyclase/phosphodiesterase is translated as MNPRVYVALFDDNVDSMLLTSPDGSIFAANRAACRALARTEAEICALGRAGVADVTDTRWAEGIEARRRDGHFRGRVRMLRGDGSPLEVELSSAVFHEGGELSSYVSFHEVLDALDLARDVPELRAAASVVETLESVADAYIAVDADWNLSYVNRRAEQLLRVVRREILGTDFWQAFPGTRDTTLGQHFRAVMRTGEADSVEGYFEEVALHCEVRAFGLLGGGIGIYFVDTSARFAVEQERERLLAAERSARASAELAQIALADRATHDGLTGLLNRSGLLERVDRARAADARLTLTVLFVDLDRFKLVNDTLGHATGDELLAVFADRLRALAPAGAILARFGGDEFVVALASATTAEANTLAERIVDASREPVRLGASSLRVTASVGIARSSGAPDLGRLLREADAALYSAKEAGREAVAWFDDRLLAQAIDRVRLEQGLRAALAADKLSLAYQPSFDLTSGRARHVEALARWHHPTRGWIPPGRFIPVAEDCGLIGRIGEWAIARAAEQAAAWAHRPDLRVWVNVSPRQLAVPGLRDLLAAHLDRAGVAPDRFGIEVTESTIAEPGQFTRELRAVSDLGVAIAVDDFGTGFSSLARLVRMPVDVIKIDQSFAARLGTAAGDGMLASVVHLAHSIGAHVIAEGVETPEQLAILRSTDCDTATGYLLARPGPPQDVRWQLPAPSAQRAAGA
- a CDS encoding NADPH-dependent F420 reductase encodes the protein MTTIGFIGAGHIGGTLARLAVAAGYEVVVSNSRGPETLVDLVAELGDSARAGTPAEAAESADVVVVTIPFKSYREVPAAALAGTVVIDTNNYYPQRDGAVAALDSQRSTSAELLQEHLGTTPVVKAFNHITSGDLGSQPAAAGTAGRRALAIAGDDADARSQVARLIDQLGYDVVDAGPLEQGWRFQPGTPAYGPRLDAAELERALAAAQRPVGVA